The segment ggacatggaaggacatggagggacatggagggacatggagggacatggagggacatggggggacatgggggacatggagggacatgggggacatggagggacatggaaggacatggagggacatggggggacatgggggacatggagggacatggagggacatggagggacatgagggacatggagggacgtggagggacatggagggacatagggggacatggagggacatggaggacatggagggacatgggggaacatggagggacatgggggacatggagggacatggaaggacatggagggacatgggggacatggagggacatggagggacatggagggacatgggggacatgagggacatggaaggacatggagggacatggagggacatggaaggacatggaggaacatggagggacatggaggacatggagggacatgggggaacatggagggacatggaaggacatggagggacatgggggacatggagggacatggagggacatggagggacatgggggacatgggggacatgagggacatggaaggacatggagggacatggagggacatgggggacatggggggacatgggggaacatgggggacatggggggacatggagggacatggagggacatggagggacatgggggacatgggggacatggagggacatggaaggacatggagggacatgggggacatggggggacatggagggacatgggggacatggtgggacatggggggacatgggggacacggaGGGGCATGGGGGAacattggggacatggggagggatgaggggacatggggatgagGGGCCACGGGGATGGGGGACACGGCGGGACAGGGGGACGTgtgggaggacatggggacacgcggggacacgCGGGTGACAGCGGCTCCCGCAGGCTCGAGGCTGGCGACGGAGCTGACGACGCTGGAGGGGAACCAGACCCAGCTGCATCAGCTCGGTGCGTCCCCAAcatgtccccaacgtgtccccaacgTGTCACCGTGTCACCCGTGTCACCCCGTCACCCGTGTCCCTGCATCCCCGGGTCGCCCACGTCCCCAGCGTCACCCGCAGCCCTGCGTCACCTTCAtcgcccggctccccccccccccgcatcacccatgtccccccgtgtcaccCTCAGGTCCCCCTGGGCCACCTGGTGTCACTGACTTCCCCGCcacatcccccatgtccccccgggtcccccccacctcccgccgGGTGCCACCTCTGCCCGCGTTcctgtgtccccacgtccccatgtcccccatgtccccatgaccCCATGTCCCATGTCTGGTGTCccctgtcccatgtcccccacgtccccatgACCTCGTGTCCCATGTcctgtgtcccctgtccccataccccatgtccccatgtccccatgaccTCGTGTCCCATGtcctgtgtcccatgtccccatatcctgtgtcccccatgtccccatgaccTCATGTCCCATGtcctgtgtcccatgtccccatatcctgtgtcccccatgtccccatgaccccatgtcccatgtcctgtGTCCCCTGTCCCAAATCCCCTGCCCCCTGTCCCATgtcccctgtccctgtccccaggcaTGAAGGCAGGGACTTTCCTGGAGACCCTGGAGACCAACCAGAGCCGGACCCGCACAGaaggtgggacatggggacatggggggacatgggggacatggggacatgaggggacatggagggacatggggggacatggggacatggggggacatgggggacatggggggacatggggacatgaggggacatggagggacatgggggacatggggacatggggggacatggggggacatgggggacatggagggacatggggggacatggggacatggggggacatggagggacatgaggggacatggagggacatggggggacatggggacatggggggacatggggggacatgggggacatggggggacatggaggacatggggggacatgggggacatgggaggGCGGAAAAAGGGGGGAAGTGGGAAATGGAGGATGCTGGGATGCCCCGTGGGTGCCTCATGGGTGTCGGGGTCCCCCGTGGGGTGCTCACGGGTGCCCGTGGGAGCCCTGTGGgtgcccatgggtgccccatgggtGTTGAGGTgccccatgggtgctgtgggtgccCCATGGGCACTGTGGGTGCCCCGTGGGTGTTGGGATGCCCCATGGGTGTTGAGGTGCCCCATGGGTGTCCCGTGGGTGCTGTGGGTGTTCTGTGGGTGCTGGGGtgcccatgggtgctgtgggtgccCCATGGGCACTGTGGATGCCCCATGGGTGCTGGGATGCCCCATGGGCACTGGGGATGCCCATGGGTGCCGTGGGTGCCCCATGGGCACTGCGGGTGCCCCGTGGGTGCTGGGAtgccccatgggtgctggggtgccCCATGGGCACTGGGGATGCCCCACGGGCGCCGTGGGTGCCCCGTGGGCGCTGCGGGTGCCCCGTGGGTGTTGGGATGCCCCATGGGTGCTGGGATGCCCCATGGACACTGGGGATGCCCCACGGGCGCCGTGGGAGCCCCGTGGGCGCTGCGGGTGCCCCGTGGGTGCTGGGATGCCCCATGGGTGCCGGGATGCCCCATGGGCACTGGGGATGCCCATGGGTGCCGTGGGTGCCCCGTGGGCGCTGCGGGTGCCCCGTGGGTGCTGGGATGCCCCATGGGTGCTGGGATGCCCCATGGACGCTGGGGATGCCCCACGGGCGCCGTGGGTGCCCCGTGGGCGCTGTGGGTGCCCCGTGGGTGCCCcacgcggccgcggccccgcagtgtcGAGGACGATGGTGGCCCTGCAACGGGACCGTGACCGCACCCGGGACGAGCTGCACCGGCTGCTGAAGGCCCTCTGGGAGGGACACggtgagcccggacgcctgggcccctctccctggggtgcccggacgcctgggcccctctccctagggtgcccggacacctgggtccctctccCTAGggtgcctggacgcctgggtccttctccctagggtgcccggacgcctgggcccctctccctagggtgcccggacgcctgggtccttctccctagggtgcccggacgcctgggtccttctcCCTAGGgtgctcggacgcctgggtccctctccctagggtgcccggacgcctgggtccttctccctggggtgcccggacgcctgggcccctctccctagggcgcccggacacctgggcccctctccctggggcgcccggacgcctgggtccttgggAGGGTGGACACTGGGGTCCCCATGGgtgggttcccggacgcctgggcccccggttGGGCatccggacacctgggcccctggttgggcacccggatgcctgggcccccgaGTGGGTTCCTGGACCCCTGGGTggcttcccggacacctgggcccccagttgggcacccggacgcctgggtccatgggtgggttcccggacgcctgggcccccggttgggcacccggacgcctgggtccatgGGTGGTTTGCTGGACCCTTGGGTGggttcccagatgcctgggtccatGGGTGGGTGCTTGGACGCCTGGGTCCATTGGTGGgtgctcggacgcctgggccctcgggtGGGTTCCTGGACCCCTGGGTgggcacccggatgcctgggtccatGGGTGGGTTCCTGGACTCCTTGGTCCCTTGatgggttcccggacgcctgggcccctggttgggcacccagacgcctgggtccatGGGTGggttcctggacacctgggtgggttcccaggcacctgggtgggttcccggacacctgggcccccggttgggcacccagacgcctgggtccatTGGTGGgtgctcggacgcctgggccctcgggtGGGTTCCTGGACCCCTGGGTgggcacccggatgcctgggtccatGGGTGGGTTCCTGGACTCCTTGGTCCCTTGatgggttcccggacgcctgggcccctggttgggcacctggacgcctgggtccatgGGTGggttcctggacacctgggtgggttcccaggcacctgggtgggttcccggatgcctgggtccatGGGTGGGtgctcggatgcctgggcccctgggtggtttcccagacacctgggcccccggttgggcacccggacgcctgggtccatgGGTGggttcccggacacctgggcccccgggTGGGTTCCTGGACCCCTGGGTGggttcccggacacctgggcccccggttgggcacccggacgcctgggtccatgGGTGGGTTCCCGGCTGCCTGGGCCCCCGGttgggcacccggacgcctgggtccatgGGTGGGTTCCCGGCTGCCTGGGCCCCCAGttgggcacccggacgcctgggtccatgGGTGggttcctggacacctgggtgggttcccggacacctgggcccccggttgggcacccggatgcctgggcccccgggCGGGTGGTGACGCAGGGTGCAGGCCCGGGGTGCCCCGTGTGCCCCCCGGGCTGGCAGCTCAACGCAGGCAGCTGCTACGCCGTGGGCAACGGGACGGCGGGCTGGGGGCAGGCCCAGAGCgcctgccgggagcagggggccgCCCTGGCCACCATCGGCACCTCCCAGGAGCAGGTGGGTGCTGGGGCgccgctggggggcactgggagcactggggggactgggagcactgggagggctggggatactGGGGGGACTGGGGCGACTGGAGGATACTGGGGAGTCTGGGGGCACTGGTGGCACAGGGGGaactggggacaccagggggactgggagcactggggtgactgggggatactgggagcactggggggactgggagggctGGGAATACTTGGGGGGACTGGGGATACTGGGGGGACTGGGGTGTACTGGGGGGACTGGGGATACTGGAGAGTCTGGGGGCACTGGTGGCACAGGGGGaactgggggcagcagggcgactgggagcactggggggactgggggaTACTGGGGACACCGGGGCGTACGGGGGGGatactggggggactgggagcactgggggggctgggagggctggggatactTGGGGGTACTGGGGATACTGGGGGGACTGGAGGATACTGGGGAATCTGGGGGCACTGGTGGCACAGGGGGAACTGGGGGCACCAGGGggggactgggggcactggggtgactgggggatactgggagcactggggggactgggggaTACTGGGGACACCGGGGCGTACGGGGGGGatactggggagactgggggcactggggataCTGGGGAGGATTAGGggcactggggggactgggagggctgggggtgctggggatACTGGGGGATACTGGGGATACTGGGGGatactggggacactgggacataCTGGGAGTACTGGGGATACTGGGGGGACTGGAGAATACTGGGGAGGATTAGGGGCACTGGGGGGGCACCAGGGACACTGGGGGGCCTGGGGATACTGGTgggactggggacactggggacactgggaacaCTGGGGCAtactgggggggacagggaccctGGGGACCCCGGACCATGggcttggggacacggggacctCTTTGCTGcgggggggaccctggggacgCCGGGAGAAGAGGGGGGACACCACAGGGGCAGGGGGCCGTGGGGGACCGTGGGGGGGCcaccggggggccgcggggcgggggcgaggTCCCCACGGCCGGCGTCCCCAGGCCTTCGTCACCACCCTGGTGCCCCGCCACGACGTCTGGATCGGCCTCCACGACCGCAGCACCGAGGGCACCTTCGAGTGGGCCGACGGCTCCCCCCTGAGCTACCAGTgcgtggggggcggggggacacggggggggacacacggggggggacacggggggtgTGGGGGCATGGGGCACGTGGAGGGAGGTGGAGAACAGGGGGgtcatggagggacatggggggacatggggggacatggagggacatggaaggacatggagggacatggagggacatgggggacatggggggacatggagggacatggggggacatggggcacATGGAGGGAGGTGGAGaacatgggggtcatggaggacacggggacgtggagggacatggagggacatggagggacatggggggacatggagggacatggggggacatggggggacatgggggacatggagggacatggagggacatggagggacatgagggacatggagggacatggagggacatggggacatggggggacatggggggacatgggggacatggagggacatggagggacatgagggacatggagggacatggaaggacatggggggacatggatggacatggggacatgggggacatggagggacatggggggacatgggggacatggagggacatggagggacatggtgggacatggaaggacatgggggacatggagggacatggggggacatgggggacatggagggacatggagggacatggtgggacatggaaggacatgagggacatggggacatggggggacatggggggacatggagggacatgggggacatggagggacatggggggacatgagggacatggagggacatggggggacatgggggacatggagggacatggaaggacatggggggacatggatggacatggggacatgggggacatggagggacatggggggacatgggggacatggagggacatggagggacatggtgggacatggaaggacatggggggacatgggggacatggagggacatggtgggacatggggggacatggagggacatggagggacatggggggacatggagggacatggagggacatggggggacatggatggacatggggacatgggggacatggagggacatggagggacatgggggacatggagggacatggaaggacatggggggacatggatggacatggggacatgggggacatggagggacatggggggacatgggggacatggagggacatggagggacatggtgggacatggaaggacatggggggacatgggggacatggagggacatggtgggacatggggggacatggagggacatggagggacatggaaggacatggggggacatggatggacatggggacatgggggacatggagggacatgggggacatggggggacatgggggacatggagggacatggagggacatggtgggacatggggggacatggagggacatggagggacatgggggaacatggggggacatggagggacatgggggacatggagggacatggggggacatggagagacatggggggacatggaaggacatggggggacatgggggacatggagggacatggagaacATGGGTTCATGGAGAACATGGGGTTCATGGAGGACATGGACATGGAGAATATGGGGTTCAGGGAGGACACGAGGACATGGGGAGccatgggggggacatggggaaaCATGGGGGAGacccagggacatggggggacatgaggacatggagggacatggagaacATGGGGTTCATGGAGGACATGAGGACATGAGGAGCCATGGGGGGACACGGCGGTGGTGGCTCCGGGTGCTGCGGGAGGACACGGGGTCACCGGTGACAACGGCGCGGTGCCGGGCAGGAACTGGGCCCGGCAGCAGCCGGACGAGGCCGGGACGGGCGAGGACTGCGTGACCATGGGGGTCGGCGGGCGCTGGGCCGACCGGGCCTGCGCCTCGTCCCCCGGCGGGTGGCTCTGCGAGCGTCCCTGGAGCTGCTGACCGGGCCACCGGGGCCACCGGGGCCACCGCGGGGACGGACCGCGCCGGGCGATCCACCAGCTCCAGCGTCCCGGGGACCTCCTGCACCCGTGGGAGCTCCTGCACCCATGGGACCTCCTGCACCcgtgggagctgcagcacctGTGGGAGCTCCTGGACCCATGGGAGCTGCTGGATCCATGGGAGCTCCAGCACCTGTGGGGTCTCCTGGATCCATGGGAGCTCCTGGATCCACGGGAGCTGCTGGACCCATGGGAGCTCCAGCACCTGTGGGAGCTCCTGCACCCATGGGAGCTCCTGGATCTATGGCAGCTCCTGCACCCATGGGAGCTCCTGGACCCATGGGAGCTCCAGCACCTGTGGGACCTCCTGCACCCATGGGAGCTCCTGGATCCATGGGACCTCCAGCACCCATGGATCCCCAAGAAAGCCAGGagaccccagcacccatgggagctcCTGGACCCGTGGGATCTCCTGGACCAATGGGACCTCCAGCACCTGTGGGACctccagcacccatgggaccTCCTGGACCCATGGGAGCTCCAGCACCTGTGGATCCCCAAGAAAGTCAGGAGACCCCAGCACCCAAGGGACCTCCTGGACCAGTGGGAGCTCCTGGACCCACGGGAGCTCCAGCACCCATGAGCCCTCCTGGACCAATGGGTCCCCGAGAAAGCCAGGAGACCCCAGCACCCACGGGACCTCCTAGACCCATGGGATCTCCTGGACCCATGGGACCTCCTGTACCCATGAGTCCCCAAGAAAGCCAGGAGACCCCAGCACCCACGGGACCTCCCGTCCCCCCAGTCCTGGCCCCCCGGCTGCGCTCGGGGACGTTGGCGGTGGCAATAAACCTCCTGCAGCCCCCAGAAGGCCCAGTGATGGAACGGGTGACACCGGGGCGGGTGACACCAGGGTGGGATGGGTGACACCAGGGCAGGTGACACCAGGATTGGATGGGTGATACTGCGATGGGGCAGGACGGGTGACACTGAGATGGGACAGGACAAGTGACAGTGGGGTGGGACAGGTGACACCAGGATGGGATGGGTGACACCACGATGGGACAAGATGGGTGAAACCAGGGTGGGACAGGTGACACCAGGGTGGGACAGGTGACACCAGGACGGGTGACATTGGGGCATGGCCCAGGGACCGCACCGGGGGAGCGTCTGGGCCACATCTGGGGCCAGATCGGGGCCACATCTGGGTGGCACCAGCAGCGACGGCGGCCACACCTGGGGCACATCTGGAGACATGGGGTCCACGCAGGACACATTTTGGGGGACACATCCGGGCCCACCGGGGTGACACTCGCGGGTGCCATTTGGGGACACTTCAGGGACACTACGGTGACATCTGGGGCCCATTCACGGGGGCTGCGGTGGGTCACATCTGGGGCAGACCGGGAACATCTGGATGGGTGACGGCGAGGCGTTGGGTGGCCCTTGGGACACACCTggaggccacatctggggtgACACCTCCGGGGGACCATCAGGGCACATCCGGAGGTGACATCTGGGCACAGCTGGGGACACCGATGGGGACATCGGGGCTCCGGGACCTTCTCCCCACCCCTGTCACCCTCCAGCCCgatgggacccaggtgtccggggaccaCCCCGGGGAGGGTGACAGGGTGGGGGGGGACAAGTGAAGGGGTCCCCTCAGGAGCCCCCCAAAACCACCCCAGTGACAGGCAGCTCCAGACAACAAGGTTTAATGGTGGTCAAGGGTGGGtggggcccggacacctgggtccctcggacacctgggtccctcggacACTTGGGTTCCTCAGACATTTGGGTCCCTCAGACACTTGGGTTCCTCAGACACTTGGGTTTCTTGGACACTTGGGTTCCTTGGACACTTGGGTTTCTTGGACACTTGGGTTCCTCAGATACTCGGGTTCCTCAGATACTTGGGTCCCTCAGACACTTGGGTTCCTCAGACACTTGGGTTTCTTGGACACTTGGGTTCCTCGGACACTTGGGTCCCTCAGACACTTGGGTTCCTCGGACACTTGGGTTCTTTGGACACTTGGGTTTCTTGGACACTTGGGTTCATCAGACACTTGGGTTTCTTGGACACTTGGGTTCCTCGGACACTTGGGTCCCTCAGACACTTGGGTTCCTCGGACACTTGGGTTCCTCAGACGCTTGGGTTTCTTGGACACTTGGGTTCCTCAGACACTTGGGTTCCTTGGACACTTGGGTTCCTCAGACGCTTGGGTTTCTTGGACACTTGGGTTCCTTGGACACTTGGGTTCCTCAGACACTTGGGTTCCTCAGACACTTGGGTTCCTCGGACACTTGGGTTCCTTGGACACTTGGGTTCCTCAGACACTTGGGTTCCTCGGACACTTGGGTCCCTCAGACACTTGGGTCCCTCAGACACTTGGGTTCCTCGGACACTTGGGTCCCTCAGACACTTGGGTTC is part of the Apteryx mantelli isolate bAptMan1 unplaced genomic scaffold, bAptMan1.hap1 HAP1_SCAFFOLD_393, whole genome shotgun sequence genome and harbors:
- the LOC136996422 gene encoding low affinity immunoglobulin epsilon Fc receptor-like; translated protein: MGQGRAGWQQRLQGLPSSTGLVALLAVAFVAWGLLLGLLLARYAALTREIQDLHERQGLLEANGSRLATELTTLEGNQTQLHQLGVKAGTFLETLETNQSRTRTEVSRTMVALQRDRDRTRDELHRLLKALWEGHGPGCPVCPPGWQLNAGSCYAVGNGTAGWGQAQSACREQGAALATIGTSQEQAFVTTLVPRHDVWIGLHDRSTEGTFEWADGSPLSYQNWARQQPDEAGTGEDCVTMGVGGRWADRACASSPGGWLCERPWSC